The Arachis hypogaea cultivar Tifrunner chromosome 14, arahy.Tifrunner.gnm2.J5K5, whole genome shotgun sequence DNA window ttttattgaaattattgatATACAACTGTTATTGTACTAAAATGTATAAGAAGTTGTCAGAATCAAACGAGGTGATCCAATcgatcaaattattaattaattggtttattaatttaattagtaaattaTTAGTTAAACCGCTAAAATtggttttatataaataaaaaatataaaatatttaaaaatttataattaaaatttaaaatatatatattcattaatgtattaaaaataattatgtcttaaattctaaaattaattagtataaagataaatataaaattagtcagtattattataataatatcttaattgacacaataaaaataacaatccATGAACTATATTAaattgtatataatttttttcataacacaatttttattctatttttatattaaattaattattattttttatttaaaatttattaattaatttatacttattacattatattatttatgtgcaaataattatgtaatttatttatctaaatttattagtccaattgaaattaataaataaaaattattgtttatggtctctaaaatataaaaagggtccaatttgatttaaaaaaaatcagcaaTGTCCTTGTCCaattctgacaaaaaaaaaaaggcctAATTTGATCATAGTTATTTAGTatgtaatatatttaaaataaaacacacATTATATTAAAAAACTAGCTCAGTGGCTATAGGGGAACTCCAATGCTTTTgagtttggtttttttttttttggtcggtgAATTGGACAACTCCAATCCTAAGTATCCCaatggattggacaacccccaattCTAGGTACACAATACACACTTATACACTCCTCACATGCttaccaatttttttcttttcggtTGTAGCTGGTAGGACTCGAATCCGAGACCTTTGAGATGGGGAGGGAACGAAATGCCGTGTGAGCTATGGCTCATTGCCAGCTTGGGTTTGGATCATACCTCAGGAGTGTTTTTGAAAATTAGCGGGTTGACCAAATTTTGATCGGTTTGGATACGGTTCGGATAAATTTGACTGGTTTTATCTTTAAATAATTAGAATATTAAATCAGACCAGTTTAGAGTCTGGTTCACTAGTTTTTTGATCGAATTGACCGATCCAATCCATTTCTTATAACTATGCACCTTATAACTCTTTTGTTATGGTTGCAATTGGTTTTTTTTCTAGTTCGATTCCCATCCTGATCAGTATTTTTTATGTTACCCGGTTCAGTGCATCCAACTCAACTGTTGACAAAAAAGAGAATGGGTATATGGATTAGGAATTTATACTTGGTTTTTGTTGTGGCTTTTTTATTTCTagataaaaaataacattaattaagtcCTAATCCAAAGAATGGCAGTTTCCAGTTTGATttagtttattagttttttatcaGTTTTTTAATTCATTATCAGTTTAGGAACTACGGCTGTGTTTGGAAGAGAGATTGAGATTAGAAGATTAAGACTGAAATTTTGTGTTTTAGAACTgaaattttagttttactttctaACCACCAAACACAATATTAAGTCCAGTCTCTCAATCTCAATCTTAGTCCTAGTCTTtgaaaacaaacactacctaagAGGTTTTACTTAAAGATTGGGCTAGATTGACCTTTGGTTATTGGTTTGGCTGGTCTCAGTTTTTAGAATAATAGACTTACGTCACTCATATCTCTTTATAGATGTTACTTTTTATCGGTTTATCTATTGAATTATAATTTTCGATTATTTATACAAATATGTAAAACTTGAACATGATGAACAAGACTAttataataattcaaattaatgtaCGTTTTAAATGTTATATTACTATCAATTTTGATATAATCAAAaaagtcactacaagaaaaaaggcttatggccacgcttttttcttgccacgcttcaaaagcgtggccaaaagtggtcaatggccacgcttttatgagggtggcgatagattagagatttggccacttttttttgccacgcttcaaaagcgtggcaaaaaggatcaacggccacgcttttgtaagggtggcaattgattagagaaacAGCCACgttttttttctgccacgcttcaaaagcgtggccatagagagaaacaaggacgttttaaaagcgtggagACAGGGTCTCATTACGGCCACGCTTACAAAACGTGGCCATATCCTGGtactcttttggcacgctttaaaagcgtggccaaatattttttttctgccacgcttcgAAAGCGTGGCCGTAGAGTGAAACAGCAACATTTTATAAGCGTGGCGAGAGGTCCCCAACCCATTGACTCTAACCCGGCCCCAAACCCGTCCCTAACCCGGTCCCCAACCCGGTCCCCAACCTATTGACACTAACCCTAATCTTCGAAAACCACTCGCCTGGAAGAGCTCCTCCCAACCTTTgcccttcgcccttcgcccttcgccTTCGTCACTCTTCGTCACTCgaaaccacttcttcttcatcttcttaatcttcatcttcatcttcatactcttcttctctttcttcttcttctaccgaTCTTTCTGGATCTCTCTGTTCACCTTCGAGCTCCACCAAACATGGGCGACGGCAAGGTCAAGCTCGCCGACGATCTCTTCTCCTCCAAGCCCTCCGATTCCAAAGGTCTGATCGATTTTCCCTTCCAAcgcttctatttttttattttctcgatTTTTTCCGTTGTTTTTACTTTTAGGGCTTTccctttccattttcattttccccTGATTCGTTCTCTCTGTCAATCGCATGCTCAACACGCATGTTCCTTCTTGATCACAATATTTGCGTTGTTTGCGATGCTGTGGATGTACATGATTTTTTCTGGAATGAAAAAGCCACAAAGGTGCACTCTGTTTTGGTTATGACTTGAGCATTGTTTCAGTTTGGGCTAAAATCGAATTCCAAGCCCTCCGACGATCTCTTCTCCTCCAAGCCCTCCAATTCCAAAGATCTGATTCGATATCAAGAAGTGGAATGCTGTTGCTCTATGGGATTGGGGTTCGTTTTCCTTAAACCCTAACTTGTTCCTTTTTTTAGTACGATTATCTCGCACTTTGAAGTTATCAATATCAAGCGCTTCTGTTATTGGTTGCAAATATTGTTGTGGATGACTGTGCCATCTGCAGGAACCACATCATGGATCTCTGTAAGTTTCTTCTTTGACTTCAACTACTTCGATTTATGATCTTttgcttttaaaatatttttatttggtggttttAGGTATCAAGTGCAAGCTAATCAAGCTAGTGCAACTAACGAGGAATGCACTGTGGCTTGGGGTAATGTTTCCGTACCATATTCTGATCTTGTTCTTCCTGTTTTAAACATTAATTGCTGATTCAGTgtgaaataatattttctctgcTCATCTTAGGGTTTATGTTAGATCAGATTGAGTGAATCTTATCATACAAATAAGCAATACTGTTAAAGCAAGCTAGTGTTCAGTTAGTTTGGTTAGTTTTGTAAGTTTATACCTAAGCTGATACAGTGATGTGTTATGAATATTCCTCAAATCGAATTAACTGAAGTAGTTTTTGGAATTGAAATGCCAAGGAAAAAGAAACAGCTTTTGATTTTCGATACAGTGATGTGTCATGATTTTCGATACAGCTGAAACAGATTTAAAGGGTGTGAGTCTTTAGGCAATTTGTAAATATTGAATCCAAGAAATGTCGTCAGTTTAGAAGACTAACTGTTGCTGATGTGAACTCGGGGATATTTTTGTTTGGTTAATTTTCAAGACTGGTAAAATCATTCTAAAATCTTTTGAATTTTGATAGGACTTGTAAATTATGTTAAACTTTGAAATTAAACAGAGGTTGCATTGATTATTACTTGATACAGAAACACTTTGGGTGGCTTCTTTCTAGCCAGCTATGAGGACAGTCCCGCCGGTGTCTTTGACGAGGTACGGTTCTGTTTTCATTCTTgctcttttatctttttatttaaacgAAAATGTTAGAAaaccaatatttttaataaaaaaatttgaaaatttggtttatagTGACTCAAACTCGAGACAAATTCGCTAAGGTTTGGACTTAAATTCACATCTTCTGATATTGAAGTGGCTAAACCTTATAAAATTTCCAGGATTTTACATTATGATAGGTATACttgaagaaaattcaaaattttttatcataGATTTAAGGTTTCCTAATGattattcttttttaaaagaCCATGGAAGCTAGTTTGGAGGGCCAAAGCTATCTAGTTTGGATCTGAAATTCGAAGTACATCGGATGATGTTTTGTTTGCTTTGAAGCGACATTCTTCGGTTGCCCAAACTCAGCGACCTTTCAATTCAAAGTTTTCAAGGACAAACAGAGGAGCCAAATGGAGTAGTGGGAAGTATAAAAATTCAAGAAGTATGGATGAAAGTAGTAACTCACAGGGCGTTGAGGATATACTGAATACAAGGACAACCAATGTTGGTCCACCAGAACAgtaggtatttaatatttttcgtGCTTGAGCTGCATTGTGTTTAAATAGTATGATAGTACCCTTTTGCAATGCCAATGATGTGTTAGAATTGCTTGTTTCTTCAGTACATGGCATGCTTATTCATATCACCAACTCACTTTTGCATATTTGTTGTAATTTCACAATAACTTTAGTATATTTAAATAAGTTATACTAGCTTTAAAATCAATGAGATGTTTAATTTGGAAAACATAAAGAAGACTAAAATTAAGCAAATTTTAACATGCAACTAGTAAAAGTACATAGCAGTAAAGGGTGAAGACTGAAGGCTTTTAAGTTTCTTTTTGTGTTATGGGCTTATGGCCAAGTTGTTGATCAATTAGGTAACCTCCACCCCCTCTTTTTTGATTAATGGTAAACTGCATAAAAGTAAACCTTAGGACACTTTTGAATATATTCGATTATGTATATTGCttgataaaagaaaaaagggGCTGCGGCATGTGATGATTTCTGGACTAAATTATGACGAGTATACCTAATTGATTATGAAGTATTATTAGGCATTGGATATATATCTTGCATGCAgcttttgagttttttttaatatatatatatatcttgcatTACAGGCTCAACCAGTGAATGTTCCAACTAGTTTTTCTTTAACTGAGCCTGTCATAGTAGCCATTCTCTCAAACTCTCCTTATTTTCTTGAACTGAGCTTGCTTGCCAATGGGGTTATTCCTTGTTTCTTCATTGTTATGTTATGTGAAAAGGAAATGAAATCATTTTGTTGATGTTGGTGTCATTTTTTCAGCTCCACCAAACATTGTTGGGAATCATTCTGAGAGAGGGATATTGAGCTCGGTTATGTACTTGTTGGTCACAAGGTtgtaagaaaaagataaaatagagAAAATGAGGGACCCTGACGTGATCTTGAGACCCCATATCTGCTATTAATTTTGCATTCCTTTTGTAATTATACATGCGTTTTGCTTAGTTAGTGAATTTCGGCTGATAGGAGGGTTTTTTGTTACTGAAAAAACCTGGAAAGTTTTGTATGAggattaatgtataaaataatcaTACCAAAAATTGTCACTAATTACtgtttgatttgtcttgtaatGAAAATTGCATAATATATTTATAGGTTTGGTAACAAAAAAgggttgaaaataaaaaaaaaaaagattttttttttaaatttgtcaaggctatcgccacgcttttaaagcgtggccgtatcttgCTAacgccatgctttaaaagcgtggccgtatctcgctatcgccacgctttaaaagcgtggccgtatatctcgctatcgccacgcttttaaagcgtggccgtatctctcacatatggccacgctttttaagcgggGCGATCtgcaaaagcgtggcaaaaaataaagcgtggcgataggtcaccaaaagcgtggcgatagagcaattGCCACCCTTTCATAggtcaccctttcaaaagcgtggcggtagctcaaaaagcgtggcgaaaagcttttgccacgcttttttcagcttttcgccacgctttaaaagcgtggcaatagagttgttttcttgtagtgagtaTATCAAATGATTTTGAATTGATATTAATCTAATAAAAGGTTATTCAACAATGTAACATTTTTTTAGAGTGAACTACCAACCCGATCCCCTATCCATTTTGCAGAATGACAAAGCAACCCCCTGACGAATAAAGCAATCCACTTCGGTCCTTGTCCCATACTTCCGTGACACAAGGCGGTCCCTGTGAGTGAATCTCCGATAACTACGAACGAAAAATGCTAAGCTGTCACAGTGAGCGTGTGTTAGCTTGCTGATGTGGATGAATGCTGCAGAGTGGACACCTCAAATGGTCAGGGGTTAATTGTCCCCATCCACCTCAAATGGTCAGGGGGTTAATTGTCCCCATTCACGTCAACCAAAACGACCTCCCTCTTCCATCTTCGCTCAACTGCTATGCCGGAATGGAGGAACCGCCACCACCGCCTACCTCCGCCATCCCCAACCAACCTCCACCATCCTCAACCATAGTTGTCACCATGTCGAAACCTGAATAAGACCAATACACAACTGCAATAGCATTGAACACTCCCTTCATCCCCATTGGGAAGAATGCTGTTAGGTTTGAGGCTTTACCATGAACAAATCCATCTACGATGATAAACACAATGACAAGTATAGTGACAAAATAAGAGGACCACGAATGGCCGAGGCCGGCAGCGCCTACAACAGCCTCGAGGAGGATGTTTCCGGTGGCAAGGAAggcaatgaagtcaccaagctCGATGCGAAGGAAGGAGAAAGAGCTTTCGGCGACGGGGACGTCGACTGCGAACTCGGTG harbors:
- the LOC140178521 gene encoding cationic amino acid transporter 8, vacuolar-like; its protein translation is MGEFAEARTDAGPAIVLAYTIFGLSAFCYTEFAVDVPVAESSFSFLRIELGDFIAFLATGNILLEAVVGAAGLGHSWSSYFVTILVIVFIIVDGFVHGKASNLTAFFPMGMKGVFNAIAVVYWSYSGFDMVTTMVEDGGGWLGMAEVGGGGGSSIPA